One region of Clavibacter michiganensis subsp. tessellarius genomic DNA includes:
- a CDS encoding metal-sulfur cluster assembly factor has product MDPELGINVVDLGLIYDLAWDDENDALIIHMTLTSAGCPLTDVLEEQTAEALDGVVAAFRINWVWMPPWGPERITDDGRDMMRALGFSI; this is encoded by the coding sequence ATGGATCCCGAGCTCGGGATCAACGTGGTCGACCTGGGGCTCATCTACGACCTCGCGTGGGACGACGAGAACGATGCCCTCATCATCCACATGACGCTGACGTCGGCGGGCTGCCCGCTGACGGACGTGCTCGAGGAGCAGACCGCGGAGGCGCTCGACGGCGTCGTGGCGGCGTTCCGCATCAACTGGGTGTGGATGCCGCCGTGGGGTCCCGAGCGGATCACCGACGACGGCCGCGACATGATGCGGGCCCTCGGCTTCTCCATCTGA